The sequence below is a genomic window from Pseudomonadota bacterium.
GGAGCTGGTGGACGCCGTCGAGGCAGCGTTGGCTGACGGTGAGTACCGCGAGCTAGCACCGAACTTGACCGACTACTAGTAGGCCTCGCCTAGCGACTACTGCAGCGCGGCAAGCACCCCAAGCGCCCAGCACACCATGACGCTCGTCGGGACGCCGCACGAGGAACGCCGGATCTAGTTACATTATGTCCAGTCATTAGCTGGAGACTGTCCCATGCGATTCCCTCAGCTACCCGCGCACGCCCGCCTCGTCGCCCTCTACGTGGCCACCGTGCTGTTCACCACCCATGCCGCGGTCGCCGCCGCGCAGGTCACCTTCCAAGACATCGCCCGCGACCCCGCGTCCGGCCTCTCCTACCGTCGCGCACCCTCCGCCCGCGACGCGCTCTTCGACACCCTGAAGGCCCGCGATCGCTACCTCTCCGAGGACATCCCCTTCACCCCGATGAAGTCGCGCGGCGCACCCGGCGTGGCGATCTTCGATCACGACGGGGACGGCGATCTCGATGTGTACGTCACCAACGGCCCCAACGCGCCCAACAGCCTGTTCGAGAATCAAGTCATCGACGGCGGCGAGGTGATCTTCGTGGATGTGGCCGCCGCGGCCGGCGTCGCCGCCACGGCCCAGGACAGCAGCGGCGTGTGCACCGGCGACCTCGACAACGACGGCGACACCGACCTCCTCGTGCTCGGCACCGCCGAGGGCAATCTACTCTTCCGCAACGAGGGTGACGGCACCTACGCCGACATCAGCGCCGCGTCCGGCCTCGAAGGCGACGCCCGCCTACACCTCGCGTGCGCGATGGGTGACATCGACAACGACGGCCTCCTGGACATCGCCGTCGCCAACGCCTGGTCCGCCTGCATCGACGCCCCCGACGACCTCGGCGGCATGACTTGCGGCTTCGAGCACCAGTTCCCCATCGAGCGCGAGCCCTTCGCCCTCAACGACCACAACCAGCTCTACCGCAATCTGGGCGACGGCCGCTTCGAGGACGTGAGCGTGAGTGCGGGCATCGAGGAGACTCGGGGCTTCACGCCGCCGAACCCGGGCGAGCCCACCATCACCTGGGCCATCGCCCTCGTCGACATCGACCAGGACGGCGACGTCGACCTGGTCCACGCGGACGATCAAGCCGCGGTGCCCCTGTCCTTCTTGGGCGGTGTCGACCGCGGCCTGATCCAGATCTGGGAGAACGACGGCACGGGCCACTTCGTGAGCCGTACCGAGGCGTCGGGCACGGACGTGATCGGCGGTTGGATGGGCTTCGCCTTCGCCGACTACAACTGCGACCGCACCCTCGACATGTTCGTGACCAACGTCGGCGACTACTTCAGCCAGGAGGTCGGCGTACCGCGCGGCGTCTCCGCCTCGCGCTGGTTCCTGCGCCGCCAGGACGGCACCTACGCCGACCCCGGCGTGGGTGACTTGCTAGCGACACCGTTCGGTTGGGGCGCCGCCGCCCTCGATGCGGACAACGACGGTGACCAGGACATCGTCTACCACGGCGGAATGGACATCGGCCCGCGCGTCGACGCGAGCAACGGCGGCGTGCTGCTCAGCAACGAAGGCTGCAGCGCCACCTTCTCGGACGCGTCCACCTTCACCACCGGCCACGCCCGCCGCAACGGTCAGGGTGTCGCCGTCGGCGACCTGGACAACGACGGCTTCACGGATATCGTCTCGGTCTCCAATCTCGTCCTGTCCGAGCCGTTGCCGCTCACGGACTACCCCATCGATTACGGCTCGCCCTTCGACGACGCCGTCTACTCCCAGACCTTCCTCCCCACGGGGGAAGACGGCGTATGGGAGTTCGCCGACGTCGAGTACGCCGACGGCGATCTCTCGGTGGAGCTCAACGACGGCAACGGCAACGGCTGGATCAAGGTGCAGTTGCTCGGCACCCGCGGCATCACGCCTGCGGGCGCTGTGAACCGAGACGGCGTCGGCGCCGTCGTCACCTTCCGCCCGCGTGACGGCCAGCCGGTC
It includes:
- a CDS encoding CRTAC1 family protein, whose protein sequence is MRFPQLPAHARLVALYVATVLFTTHAAVAAAQVTFQDIARDPASGLSYRRAPSARDALFDTLKARDRYLSEDIPFTPMKSRGAPGVAIFDHDGDGDLDVYVTNGPNAPNSLFENQVIDGGEVIFVDVAAAAGVAATAQDSSGVCTGDLDNDGDTDLLVLGTAEGNLLFRNEGDGTYADISAASGLEGDARLHLACAMGDIDNDGLLDIAVANAWSACIDAPDDLGGMTCGFEHQFPIEREPFALNDHNQLYRNLGDGRFEDVSVSAGIEETRGFTPPNPGEPTITWAIALVDIDQDGDVDLVHADDQAAVPLSFLGGVDRGLIQIWENDGTGHFVSRTEASGTDVIGGWMGFAFADYNCDRTLDMFVTNVGDYFSQEVGVPRGVSASRWFLRRQDGTYADPGVGDLLATPFGWGAAALDADNDGDQDIVYHGGMDIGPRVDASNGGVLLSNEGCSATFSDASTFTTGHARRNGQGVAVGDLDNDGFTDIVSVSNLVLSEPLPLTDYPIDYGSPFDDAVYSQTFLPTGEDGVWEFADVEYADGDLSVELNDGNGNGWIKVQLLGTRGITPAGAVNRDGVGAVVTFRPRDGQPVTLPAQAGSSYASSNSPLLGFGLGAAQTGIVDVLWPGGVRNRWYQVPANRTLI